GAAACTGCTATTTAGTGCCACAGGATAAGATTAAAGTTCCGAGATTATAATTATAAATCGGTACTTATTTCTTCTCAATGATTTTAGCTTAGTTGGCATCATATGACAGCTTCTCTAGCATTAGGTTAAATTGAGTTGAAAAGGTAATTTGAGGATTAAAAGTTTAACTAATACTCTTAGCTAATTTAAGTGCAGTTGCCATCATCACTTGATGAGTACCTTGTTCCTTTTCTCCTTCTTGAGGACGTCTTTGTATATAAGTACCGTCAGATTGTAATTCCCAAGCTTGACGATTATCTGCTAACATCACCCCGAGGAATTCTTGAATATCTTTACGCACTTCAGGATCTTCGAGAGGGGTAACCGCTTCTACACGACGATCTAAATTACGTGGCATCCAGTCAGCACTCCCAATATACATCTCTTCGTTACCACCATTGTGGAAGTAAAAGATGCGAGAATGTTCTAAAAAGCGACCAATGATACTAATAACCCGAATATTCTCACTGACACCCTCTACACCGGGACGAAGACAACAAATACCACGGATAATTAAATCAATATGGACTCCTGCTTGACTAGCTTCATAGAGAGTTTTAATCATCTCAAAATCAACTAGAGAATTAACCTTAATAATCATGCGACCTGTGCCACCACTACGACAATGTTCTATTTCGCGTTTAATCATAGCTAGCATACGACTACGCATACTTACAGGTGCAACCAGAAGTTTACGATAAGATTTTTGGCGAGAATAACCCGTGAGGAAATTAAATAAATCCGTTAAATCTGCACCTAAATCTTGACGACAGCTAAATAGTCCTAAATCTGTATAGAGTTTAGCTGTTTTCGAATTATAGTTACCCGTACCAATATGGACATAACGGCGAATTTCCTGTTTTTCTTGACGCACTACTAAAACGATTTTAGTATGGGTTTTTAAGCCAACTAAACCATAAACCACGTGGACTCCAGCTTGTTCTAATTTACGCGCCCAATTAATGTTATTCTCCTCATCAAAACGCGCTTTTAGTTCTACTAGGGCTACTACCTGTTTACCATTTTCAGCAGCTGCAATCAAGGCGTTAATAATAGGAGAATCACCCGAAGTACGGTAGAGAGTCATTTTAATGGCTTGAACTTGGTTATCATGAGCAGCTTGTGCGATAAACTGTTCTACTGAACCTGCAAAAGAATGATAGGGATGATGAACTAAAATGTCTCCATCACGAATAACGTTAAAGATATCCTCTCCT
The Gloeocapsa sp. DLM2.Bin57 DNA segment above includes these coding regions:
- the ppk1 gene encoding polyphosphate kinase 1 gives rise to the protein MTISPATTSNINLNDADYYFNRELSWLDFNQRVLEEALDTRTPLLERLKFTAIFSSNLDEFFMVRVAGLKQQLAAGVTQLTFDGRTPEEQLEEISERLRPLVKQQSENFEYNLKTQLVDHGVHLLNYVDLSQEQRNYLKEYFEENIFPVLTPLAVDPSHPFPYISNLSLNLAVLMNDPETHEELFARVKVPTNILPRFVSLPKGLRQPEHNGKKSLWTGVPLEQIIAHNIEALFPGMNVQECHPFRVTRNADIYLEEEEADDLLLAIEAEVRKRRVGRNAVRLEIYASTPNHIRTMLMEDLELEEIDVYPINGLLALGDLFSFMSLPLPELKDEPWNAVSHPRFSRLSDLNLLNDAEATEGEDIFNVIRDGDILVHHPYHSFAGSVEQFIAQAAHDNQVQAIKMTLYRTSGDSPIINALIAAAENGKQVVALVELKARFDEENNINWARKLEQAGVHVVYGLVGLKTHTKIVLVVRQEKQEIRRYVHIGTGNYNSKTAKLYTDLGLFSCRQDLGADLTDLFNFLTGYSRQKSYRKLLVAPVSMRSRMLAMIKREIEHCRSGGTGRMIIKVNSLVDFEMIKTLYEASQAGVHIDLIIRGICCLRPGVEGVSENIRVISIIGRFLEHSRIFYFHNGGNEEMYIGSADWMPRNLDRRVEAVTPLEDPEVRKDIQEFLGVMLADNRQAWELQSDGTYIQRRPQEGEKEQGTHQVMMATALKLAKSIS